The DNA sequence GGCGGTGATCGGCCGCCCGTCGTGCGCGACGGCCTCGCGCAGCCGGACCCGCCAGCGCGTCCCCGTCCGGTCCGGGCCGACCGACGCGGCCAGGTGCGGGCGCACCGTCATGTCCTGGTCCCACACCAGCAGGGTGTCGGCGACCGCGGCCGCACGGGCCCGGTCCACCGGTCGCCACACCCGGTGCGGATCGGGCACCGGCAGCGGCCCGGTACCGGCGAAGGAGACCACCAGGCGCGGCGCATTCGCGTCGGCCGGGGCGCCGCACGCGGCCAGCGCGGGCACCCCGGCCAGTGCGGCGGTCGCGCCGGCGACCCGCAGGAACGAACGACGGCTCAGCTGCACGACACCAGAGTGCCGGTTCCGGCGGCCGCCAGGGGGCCGGGACGGATCTTCTCGCGATCTCCGGCAGCCCGCCCGAGGCGGTCACCTGCCGGCGGGCTCGATCGAGTGCAGCGGGTCGTCCAGCGCCGGCGTGGTGACGACGGCGTCGTCGAACCCGACCCAGGTCCTCGGGTTCTGCACGTCGCTGGTGTCGGTGACGACGTGGACCGGGCAGGGTCAGGCCCGCCCCTCGTAGTGGGTGCCGACGACGGTGAACCCGCTGCGCAGGTACCAGTCGTGCGGCCGGTCGCCGGGGTCGGCGCCGAGGGCGAGGAGGTCGCACCCGTGGTCGGCGGCCAGCCGGTGCGCCGCGGCCAGCAGCGCCCGGCCGTGTCCCCGGCCGCGGTGGGCGGGGTCGGTCTCGAGCCCGTCCAGCCACGCGGTCGCTCCGTCCCGGCGCAGTGTCAGCGCGGCGACGACCCGCCCGGCCGACCGGACGGCCAGCCGGTGCAGGGCGAGCCGGCGGTCGTCGCCGAGGTCGCGGTCCACCAGCTGGGCGAGCGCGTCGGGTGTCGCGCCGGGCAGGCCGCGGGCCCGCGAGGCGAGCCGGAAGTCCCGGACCGCCTCGTGGTCGAGCTCGTCGGCGGTCCCGCCCGTGCCGCCGGACGCCGGTGCACCGGCCCGGACCGGCGCGGTCATCGCCTCGTGCGCCCCGACCGACCAGCCCGCCGCGCGCAGCGCGCCGGCGAGCTCGGCCGCGACCGCTCCCCACAGCAGCGCCCCCGGGTGCAGGCCGTGCGCGGCCAGCGTCCGGTCGGCCTCGGCACGCAGGGCGTCCCGGCCGGTGAGGTCCGGCCGGTCGACCAGTAGCTGGTTGTGCATCCGTGACGCCGGGAACGTCAGGGTCCGCACGGCGACACCACCGACGACCGGCTCCTCCTCGTCCGCGCCGCGGCGCAGCATCGACGCCTCGAACCCCATCGCCCGGGTCGCCGCGGTCGGCCCGGGCACGTCGGGGTCGGCGAAACCGCCGGGGCCCGGCCGGTAGGGCGCGACGGCGAGCACCGCCGAGGCGGGCACCGGGCCGTAGGCGTGCGGGAAGCGCATCGACGCCGGGTCGGTCGGCACCCCCGGCTGCCACCGGACCTCGATCCCGGCCGCGTCGATCCGGGCCGGGTCCAGAACCAGCAGGACCAGGTCGGTCCGGCCGGCGAACAGGCGCTGCGCGGGGAGCGCCACCTGCTCGGGCGTCGACAGGTGCACGAAGCCGGCCTCGTCGAGCGAGGCCGGTGCCACCGCGCCGGTGTCGAGCCACCCCCGCCACTCACCGGGGGTGCACAGGTGCAGCAGGACCGTCCCGAGTGTCATCGGGACAGCGTGCCCTCCCGTCCGAACGGACGGGCGTGGACGTCGAGTATTGATTTCCGGCACCGGGTGCCAATAGCGTCCGATCCGCTGCCACCGCCGGCCGGCGGGGCGGTTCACCACCTCTCTCGCCGAGAGTCGGATCCAGCGGAGGTTGCGCATGAGTGAGCACCAGAACGAGGACGCCCTGACCGAGGAGACCCTCGTCGAGGAGGTCTCCATCGACGGCATGTGCGGTGTCTACTAAGCCTCTCGACACCACGGTTCCGGACGGTGCCGCGGGGGCGTTCGACCCCGCGGCACCGTACCG is a window from the Pseudonocardia sp. HH130629-09 genome containing:
- a CDS encoding GNAT family N-acetyltransferase, translating into MTLGTVLLHLCTPGEWRGWLDTGAVAPASLDEAGFVHLSTPEQVALPAQRLFAGRTDLVLLVLDPARIDAAGIEVRWQPGVPTDPASMRFPHAYGPVPASAVLAVAPYRPGPGGFADPDVPGPTAATRAMGFEASMLRRGADEEEPVVGGVAVRTLTFPASRMHNQLLVDRPDLTGRDALRAEADRTLAAHGLHPGALLWGAVAAELAGALRAAGWSVGAHEAMTAPVRAGAPASGGTGGTADELDHEAVRDFRLASRARGLPGATPDALAQLVDRDLGDDRRLALHRLAVRSAGRVVAALTLRRDGATAWLDGLETDPAHRGRGHGRALLAAAHRLAADHGCDLLALGADPGDRPHDWYLRSGFTVVGTHYEGRA
- the mftA gene encoding mycofactocin precursor MftA (Mycofactocin is a small molecule electron carrier derived from the final two amino acids, Val-Tyr, of MftA, the mycofactocin precursor. It plays a role in redox homeostasis and the metabolism of alcohols and aldehydes in Actinobacteria, including Mycobacterium tuberculosis.); this translates as MSEHQNEDALTEETLVEEVSIDGMCGVY